Proteins encoded within one genomic window of Microbacterium soli:
- a CDS encoding ABC transporter ATP-binding protein, with protein sequence MSQTITRDECSSVHAVEIASLHKRFGDQVALQSLDLTVNTGEFLVLLGPSGCGKTTTMRSIAGLEEPTDGTIKIDGEVVYAGHGRVNVPPAARRVGMVFQSYAIWPHRTVAQNIGFPLKMQKVPRKEARERVEQALELVGLDGLGGRSASMLSGGQMQRVALARSFVMQPRVLLLDEPLSNLDAKLRERLRLELKETQQRLGTTSIYVTHDQGEALALADRIVLMRKGVIEQVSTPLDLYQSPSTQFAAEFIGTNNLFTGTVTRTVEGTAQVDIPGLPEPLFSGYHGPMGAVAVSVRAEDVIVDPPETWSGTTLQGELSVVSLLGSQISYVVRLGDAQLQVLLPFTGELRRRGDRCRIGIPSHAVRCFTTGGPA encoded by the coding sequence ATGAGCCAGACGATCACCCGCGATGAGTGCTCTTCGGTGCACGCGGTCGAAATCGCCTCGTTGCACAAGCGGTTCGGGGATCAGGTCGCGCTGCAGTCCCTCGATCTCACGGTCAACACCGGTGAGTTCCTCGTGCTCCTCGGACCGTCGGGCTGCGGGAAGACGACGACCATGCGATCGATCGCAGGGCTCGAGGAGCCGACGGACGGAACGATCAAGATCGACGGTGAGGTCGTCTACGCCGGCCATGGCCGGGTGAATGTGCCGCCCGCCGCGCGACGTGTCGGAATGGTGTTCCAGTCATATGCGATCTGGCCGCATCGTACGGTTGCGCAGAACATCGGATTTCCACTGAAGATGCAGAAGGTCCCGCGCAAGGAGGCCCGAGAGCGGGTCGAGCAGGCCCTGGAACTGGTCGGTCTCGATGGGCTCGGCGGTCGTTCCGCGAGCATGCTGTCAGGCGGTCAGATGCAGAGGGTGGCGCTTGCACGGAGCTTCGTCATGCAGCCCAGGGTGCTTCTTCTGGATGAGCCGCTGTCGAACCTCGACGCGAAACTGCGTGAGAGGCTGCGGCTCGAGCTCAAGGAGACTCAGCAGAGACTCGGTACGACGTCCATCTATGTCACTCATGACCAGGGCGAGGCGCTCGCCCTCGCCGATCGCATCGTGCTCATGCGCAAGGGCGTGATCGAACAGGTATCGACGCCGCTGGATCTCTATCAGAGTCCGAGCACGCAGTTCGCAGCGGAGTTCATCGGCACCAACAATCTCTTCACGGGAACCGTCACGAGGACGGTCGAGGGCACCGCTCAAGTCGACATCCCGGGTCTGCCCGAACCACTCTTCAGCGGCTACCACGGCCCGATGGGTGCCGTCGCGGTCAGCGTGAGGGCGGAGGATGTGATCGTCGACCCGCCCGAGACGTGGTCCGGGACCACGCTTCAAGGCGAGCTCAGCGTCGTGAGCCTGCTCGGCAGCCAGATATCGTACGTCGTCCGCCTCGGAGACGCTCAATTGCAGGTTCTGCTGCCGTTCACCGGCGAGCTGAGACGACGCGGAGACCGGTGCAGGATCGGCATCCCCTCCCATGCTGTCCGCTGCTTCACGACAGGAGGGCCGGCATGA
- a CDS encoding MmgE/PrpD family protein, translating to MVVARARSSAQRWREVDERVRQCLLDWLGVILAADVRPLARSVRAAGRGSATDLRTGDRLPPQSAARVNAAYAHQLDFDDFHLGVPGHASAAVIGAALATAESRDAALGELFAAITAGVEAVVALGSAYGAALFTRGWHPTAVLGSIGAAIASAQLFGADTRSMKDAVGLAGLQASGTMAGFGSIGKPWQVGCAARNGVEAAVAAVEGSWTLPDVLSGPSGVLRLMTDVEEPDLGTGERIAIADTQFKYYATCFGTHAAIRAAQSIARSHEISPETISSVDVAIGRDFEHVVINPAPSTLLQAKFSVSAVVAMSLLGMPPVVPDFFSDEISRDPAYRSLEAATRARAADDIDGGGARVVVTTRRGDVYERLQAESRPTSAGDEWPAVEEKFRVLAGSAGAEAEQVRLKVREADEATPVSDLISSFNGLTGSWEH from the coding sequence TTGGTCGTCGCTCGTGCGCGTAGCAGCGCTCAGCGGTGGCGAGAGGTGGACGAGCGGGTGCGGCAGTGCCTGCTCGACTGGCTCGGTGTCATCCTGGCTGCGGACGTGCGTCCGCTTGCGCGATCGGTGCGCGCTGCGGGCCGCGGGAGCGCGACTGATCTGAGGACGGGTGACCGGCTGCCGCCGCAGAGCGCGGCCCGGGTGAACGCGGCGTACGCGCATCAGCTGGACTTCGATGACTTCCACCTGGGCGTTCCGGGCCATGCGAGCGCTGCGGTGATCGGAGCCGCTCTGGCGACTGCGGAGAGCCGTGACGCCGCGCTGGGAGAACTGTTCGCAGCCATCACAGCGGGCGTCGAGGCGGTCGTCGCGCTGGGATCCGCGTACGGCGCGGCGCTGTTCACCCGGGGCTGGCATCCGACGGCCGTGCTGGGAAGCATCGGTGCGGCCATCGCTTCCGCTCAGCTGTTCGGAGCGGATACCCGATCGATGAAGGACGCCGTCGGCCTTGCAGGGCTGCAGGCTTCCGGCACGATGGCCGGCTTCGGCAGCATCGGCAAGCCCTGGCAGGTGGGGTGTGCGGCGAGGAACGGAGTCGAGGCAGCGGTCGCGGCCGTGGAGGGATCGTGGACGCTGCCGGATGTTCTGTCCGGTCCCAGCGGCGTGCTGCGGCTCATGACGGACGTCGAGGAGCCGGATCTGGGAACGGGAGAGCGCATCGCCATCGCCGACACCCAGTTCAAGTACTACGCGACGTGCTTCGGCACGCACGCGGCGATCCGGGCGGCGCAGAGCATCGCACGGTCGCATGAGATCTCGCCGGAGACCATCTCGTCCGTCGATGTCGCAATCGGCCGTGATTTCGAGCATGTCGTGATCAATCCAGCACCATCCACCCTGCTGCAGGCGAAGTTCAGCGTCTCCGCGGTCGTCGCGATGTCGCTTCTGGGAATGCCGCCAGTGGTCCCGGACTTCTTCTCCGACGAGATCTCGCGGGATCCGGCCTACCGCAGCCTCGAGGCTGCGACCCGTGCCCGCGCGGCGGATGACATCGACGGCGGTGGAGCCCGTGTGGTGGTCACCACTCGCCGTGGCGATGTCTACGAGAGGCTTCAGGCCGAGAGCCGTCCGACCAGCGCAGGCGATGAGTGGCCGGCGGTGGAGGAGAAGTTCCGTGTGCTCGCGGGCTCGGCCGGTGCCGAGGCGGAGCAGGTGCGCTTGAAGGTCCGCGAGGCCGATGAGGCGACGCCTGTGTCCGATCTGATCAGTTCGTTCAATGGACTCACGGGAAGTTGGGAGCACTGA
- a CDS encoding hotdog fold thioesterase has translation MDPTGAMSPVGEEEVRARLAADAASRHMGVEITSIGDGCITLRLPPQPWMINGHGILHGGAMFWLGDTAFAFLSESRGRPAVTRQAGITYIAPLTVGDQLYATAREKARYGRNSIVDVDLLDADDALIATMTVHGTDLRERPPQV, from the coding sequence ATGGACCCGACCGGAGCCATGAGCCCGGTGGGCGAGGAGGAAGTGCGGGCACGACTCGCAGCAGACGCCGCCTCGCGACACATGGGAGTCGAGATCACCAGCATCGGCGATGGATGCATAACCCTGCGCCTCCCCCCGCAGCCGTGGATGATAAACGGCCATGGCATCCTCCACGGAGGTGCGATGTTCTGGCTCGGCGACACGGCGTTCGCGTTCCTGTCGGAGTCGCGAGGTCGACCGGCTGTGACCCGCCAGGCGGGGATCACATACATCGCACCGCTGACCGTCGGGGATCAGCTTTACGCGACCGCACGGGAGAAAGCGCGATATGGGCGGAATTCCATCGTCGATGTCGACCTCCTGGATGCAGATGATGCCCTGATCGCCACGATGACGGTTCACGGCACCGATCTGCGGGAGCGACCGCCACAGGTGTGA
- a CDS encoding DUF3870 domain-containing protein, producing the protein MPRTVVVTGYAKMPTGTMIRATTGNLGMGAVVDRETHIVTEGWASLYAPQNQRFVAELLTGQNLMSDDGEFIARVQRDYWGAAQGAICQCYRDLVRRYREHIAAEEGGVAESGDNTSNGRFD; encoded by the coding sequence ATGCCCAGAACAGTGGTTGTCACGGGATACGCGAAGATGCCGACCGGGACGATGATCAGAGCGACGACCGGAAACCTGGGCATGGGTGCCGTCGTCGATCGGGAGACGCACATCGTCACCGAAGGCTGGGCGTCGCTTTACGCACCGCAGAACCAGCGGTTCGTGGCAGAGCTGCTCACGGGGCAGAATCTGATGTCCGATGACGGCGAGTTCATCGCCCGGGTGCAGCGGGATTACTGGGGTGCGGCGCAGGGTGCGATCTGCCAGTGCTATCGCGATCTCGTGCGACGGTACCGCGAGCACATCGCCGCCGAGGAAGGAGGCGTCGCGGAGAGCGGGGATAATACGAGCAATGGCCGGTTCGACTGA
- a CDS encoding CoA transferase has translation MTTDPAGPAAPPAVDPPLAGVRILDLTHMLAGPYATMLLADLGAEIIKVEPPGGEFIRGAGPTFGDGEEAFGGYFHSVNRNKRSLPLNLRDPEGRRIFLEFVDSADAVIENFRVGIMESLALDWEVLHARNPRLVYGCIRGFGDPRTGMSPYVNWPAYDVVAQAMGGFMHVNGFPEREPVKSGIGIGDLFPAALLDIGVLSAILQARATGQGRLVDVGMYDAMISLAERNAYQHSITGEVPGRIGNSHPLFAPFGLFEAKDGWVTIAAPSNREWTVFASLIGHPELIDDPRSSQPTARHENIEFVNDVIQEWTRTRTKAEIVNELGGRVPVGPVQTARDIAADPHVAIRQMLVEVEQPGTGHVVSIAGTPIRFSPASSVGIRRAPLLGEDTVSLLAEIGIDQQAVQGLVASGIVATTADATSAATHA, from the coding sequence ATGACGACAGACCCCGCAGGTCCGGCCGCCCCACCGGCGGTGGATCCGCCTCTTGCGGGTGTGCGGATCCTGGATCTCACGCACATGCTCGCCGGCCCCTACGCCACGATGCTCCTGGCCGATCTGGGTGCTGAGATCATCAAGGTCGAACCGCCCGGCGGCGAGTTCATCCGCGGTGCCGGACCGACATTCGGTGACGGCGAAGAGGCGTTCGGCGGTTATTTCCACAGCGTGAATCGCAACAAGCGCAGTCTTCCGCTCAATCTGCGCGATCCGGAGGGCCGCAGGATCTTCCTGGAGTTCGTCGACTCGGCGGATGCAGTGATCGAGAACTTCCGGGTCGGCATCATGGAGTCGCTCGCACTGGACTGGGAAGTCCTGCACGCACGCAATCCACGGCTCGTCTACGGCTGCATCCGCGGCTTCGGGGATCCTCGAACCGGGATGAGTCCGTACGTGAACTGGCCTGCCTACGACGTCGTCGCGCAGGCCATGGGCGGTTTCATGCACGTCAATGGCTTTCCCGAGCGTGAACCGGTCAAGTCCGGCATCGGGATCGGTGATCTGTTTCCTGCAGCGCTGCTGGATATCGGCGTTCTTTCTGCGATCCTCCAGGCACGTGCAACAGGCCAGGGCCGCCTCGTCGATGTCGGAATGTACGACGCGATGATCTCACTGGCTGAGCGCAACGCCTACCAGCACTCGATCACCGGCGAGGTGCCGGGGCGGATCGGCAACTCTCATCCGCTGTTCGCACCGTTCGGCCTCTTCGAGGCGAAGGACGGCTGGGTGACCATCGCCGCGCCCAGCAATCGCGAGTGGACCGTGTTCGCGTCATTGATCGGCCACCCTGAACTCATCGACGACCCGCGGTCGTCCCAGCCGACTGCTCGGCACGAGAACATCGAATTCGTCAACGATGTCATCCAGGAGTGGACCCGGACGCGCACCAAGGCGGAGATCGTCAATGAACTCGGCGGTCGCGTCCCGGTCGGACCTGTGCAGACGGCTCGGGACATCGCTGCTGATCCCCATGTGGCGATCAGGCAGATGCTCGTCGAGGTCGAGCAGCCGGGTACGGGCCACGTCGTCTCGATCGCCGGCACCCCGATCCGCTTCTCCCCCGCCAGCTCGGTGGGTATCCGCCGCGCACCACTGCTGGGGGAGGACACCGTGAGCCTTCTCGCGGAGATCGGCATCGACCAGCAGGCCGTCCAGGGATTGGTCGCTTCCGGAATCGTGGCGACCACCGCTGACGCGACCTCGGCTGCGACGCACGCGTAG
- a CDS encoding CoA ester lyase, with the protein MSTTPHTTRGAGRSRRSCLAVPGSNPKMHAKARGLDADQFFLDLEDSVAPAAKEQARHNIVASLLEGGWGDKVRVVRVNDWTTQWTYQDVMTVVGAAGDQIDAIMLPKVQTPGQVEALDLLLTQIEMEKGFDVGAIGIEVQLENALGMVNLEAIATASARVETLVYGPADLMASLNMKSLIVGGQPKGYPADAYHYILMRILMVARANGLQAIDGPFGLIRDIPAFEEATWRSAALGFDGKWVLHPGQIGPANSIFSPAQEEYDKAENILDAYAWYTSPEGGALGAVMLGDDFIDEASRKMAAVIAAKGRSAGLKRTAAWTRPEP; encoded by the coding sequence ATGAGCACCACCCCGCACACCACCCGAGGAGCCGGACGATCGCGGAGATCGTGCCTGGCAGTACCGGGGTCGAATCCGAAGATGCACGCGAAAGCACGCGGACTGGATGCGGATCAGTTCTTCCTCGATCTCGAGGACTCCGTCGCACCGGCTGCCAAGGAGCAGGCGCGCCACAACATCGTCGCGTCACTGCTCGAAGGCGGGTGGGGCGACAAAGTGCGCGTCGTGCGGGTCAACGACTGGACCACTCAGTGGACGTACCAGGACGTGATGACCGTCGTCGGAGCAGCAGGCGACCAGATCGATGCGATCATGCTGCCCAAAGTTCAGACACCCGGCCAGGTCGAGGCGCTGGATCTGCTCCTCACGCAGATCGAGATGGAGAAGGGCTTCGATGTCGGCGCGATCGGCATCGAGGTCCAGCTGGAGAACGCCCTCGGCATGGTGAATCTCGAAGCCATCGCAACCGCATCTGCCCGCGTGGAAACACTCGTCTACGGCCCTGCGGATCTGATGGCCAGCCTCAATATGAAGAGCCTGATAGTCGGCGGACAGCCGAAGGGGTATCCGGCCGATGCCTACCACTACATCCTCATGCGGATACTCATGGTCGCTCGTGCGAATGGTCTCCAGGCGATCGACGGGCCTTTCGGGCTGATCCGCGACATCCCCGCCTTCGAAGAGGCCACGTGGCGCAGTGCGGCTCTGGGCTTCGACGGCAAGTGGGTGCTGCATCCAGGGCAGATCGGACCGGCGAATTCCATCTTCTCACCGGCTCAGGAGGAATACGACAAGGCCGAGAACATCCTCGACGCCTACGCCTGGTACACCTCGCCCGAAGGAGGGGCCCTCGGGGCGGTCATGCTTGGTGATGACTTCATCGACGAAGCATCTCGGAAGATGGCCGCCGTGATCGCCGCCAAAGGACGCAGCGCCGGACTGAAGAGGACGGCGGCATGGACCCGACCGGAGCCATGA
- a CDS encoding iron ABC transporter permease, translating to MTVADDAKTGGVTTIPVTAGRPWQRFGTRGIYLLVVLVMVVLVIIPMIMLLIAAFTDSPPRPGDPLGNFTVENFNAILTSRGITAAVNSIIIAVCAGAFAVAIGTGLAWVAARTDVPWRAVAQTAGIIPLFISAFVGAMAWSLVASPRSGYINLLFSTLGWNITWDVYSIGGIIFVQSLYYSPYPFLFVYGALRLMNPELEEAALVHGARQWTVVTNVTLPIIRPALLGAGVLTFALILEDFPIPTILGAANDVQTLPSYVYSLMTVAPSEVNQASAVGIVLLALLVIIIVTQRLLLKGKAYTTVSGKGFRPGMIKLGRWRWPVFSLVMLYLFLAIVVPIAALAVAAFSGARYLSSFRDLFDPSAYSADAFIDSVTSRAFIQATSNSFIAGGAAALFGLVLFVLLAYFVLRTNLIGKRFLGVLTVAPVAIPSLVMGIAFFWTWSVIPLPVYGTLAVLVLAYIARFIPQGYGGIAASMEQIHPDLEAAAEVSGAGKMRALWWATVPLLRTSIISAGLMVLILSIRELASSIFLFTSRTRVLSVLVFGQWENGQWDRVASMSLAYSAILLVITVVGGKWLKPA from the coding sequence ATGACTGTCGCGGATGACGCCAAGACCGGCGGTGTCACGACGATTCCGGTGACGGCGGGGCGTCCATGGCAGCGGTTCGGCACGCGCGGCATCTATCTCCTCGTCGTGCTCGTGATGGTGGTTCTCGTCATCATCCCGATGATCATGCTGCTGATCGCGGCGTTCACCGACTCTCCGCCGCGTCCCGGAGATCCTCTGGGGAACTTCACTGTCGAGAATTTCAATGCCATTCTCACATCACGAGGAATCACGGCGGCGGTGAACTCGATCATCATCGCGGTCTGCGCCGGTGCCTTCGCCGTAGCGATCGGCACAGGCCTGGCATGGGTCGCCGCGCGCACCGACGTTCCCTGGCGCGCTGTCGCACAGACTGCCGGGATCATCCCGCTGTTCATCTCCGCGTTCGTGGGAGCGATGGCATGGAGCCTGGTCGCATCGCCTCGCTCGGGCTACATCAATCTCCTGTTCTCCACTCTCGGCTGGAACATCACCTGGGACGTCTACTCGATCGGCGGCATCATCTTCGTGCAGTCCCTGTACTACTCCCCATATCCGTTCCTGTTCGTGTACGGTGCACTGCGGTTGATGAACCCCGAGCTCGAGGAGGCGGCTCTCGTCCACGGCGCGAGACAGTGGACGGTCGTCACGAACGTGACGCTGCCGATCATCCGCCCGGCCCTTCTCGGCGCCGGCGTGCTCACCTTCGCCCTGATCCTCGAGGATTTCCCCATCCCGACGATCCTGGGCGCAGCCAACGATGTGCAGACGCTGCCGTCCTACGTCTACTCGCTGATGACCGTCGCACCCAGCGAAGTGAACCAGGCGAGTGCTGTCGGCATCGTCCTTCTCGCGCTCCTGGTCATCATCATCGTGACGCAGCGGCTCCTGCTGAAGGGCAAGGCATACACGACGGTCAGCGGGAAAGGATTCCGTCCGGGGATGATCAAGCTCGGCAGGTGGCGCTGGCCGGTCTTCTCCCTGGTCATGCTCTACCTGTTCCTGGCCATCGTCGTGCCGATCGCGGCCCTTGCCGTCGCAGCTTTCAGCGGTGCCCGGTATCTGAGCTCGTTCAGGGATCTGTTCGATCCCTCGGCGTATTCAGCGGACGCCTTCATCGACTCGGTCACCTCTCGCGCGTTCATCCAAGCGACCTCGAACAGCTTCATCGCGGGTGGGGCTGCGGCGCTGTTCGGGCTCGTCCTCTTCGTTCTCCTGGCCTACTTCGTGTTGAGGACGAATCTGATCGGCAAGCGATTCCTTGGAGTGCTGACCGTGGCACCCGTCGCCATCCCGTCGCTGGTCATGGGGATAGCGTTCTTCTGGACGTGGAGCGTGATCCCACTGCCGGTATACGGAACGCTCGCGGTCCTCGTCCTGGCGTACATCGCTCGGTTCATCCCGCAGGGATACGGCGGCATCGCCGCGTCGATGGAGCAGATCCACCCTGACCTGGAAGCGGCGGCAGAGGTGTCCGGCGCCGGGAAGATGCGCGCACTCTGGTGGGCGACTGTACCGCTGCTGCGCACAAGCATCATCTCGGCCGGCCTCATGGTGCTGATCCTGTCGATCCGTGAGCTCGCATCATCGATCTTCTTGTTCACATCGCGCACCAGAGTGCTCTCCGTGCTCGTCTTCGGGCAGTGGGAGAACGGCCAGTGGGATCGTGTCGCATCGATGTCGCTGGCGTACAGCGCGATCCTGCTCGTCATCACCGTCGTCGGCGGGAAATGGCTCAAGCCTGCGTGA
- a CDS encoding MaoC family dehydratase encodes MSITGSDNCFEDFEVGMRFRHARGKTITELENVLLTNLVMNTADAHFNEARMSQTPLGTSIVFGGITASLVIGLASQDTADSMLEDRGITDLRLLVPVVHGDTIRAATEVLATEPYDDRSGLLTLHHWGYNQRNQIVAELTRVIRVPRRHAIKEGRS; translated from the coding sequence ATGAGCATCACGGGATCGGACAACTGCTTCGAGGACTTCGAAGTCGGCATGCGGTTCAGGCACGCGCGAGGGAAGACCATCACCGAGCTCGAGAACGTGCTGCTGACGAACCTCGTGATGAACACGGCCGATGCGCATTTCAATGAGGCGCGTATGTCGCAGACACCGCTGGGAACATCCATCGTGTTCGGCGGCATCACCGCATCGCTGGTCATCGGGCTGGCGAGCCAGGACACTGCGGACTCGATGCTCGAAGACCGCGGGATCACCGATCTCCGGCTCTTGGTCCCGGTGGTGCATGGCGACACGATCCGCGCCGCGACGGAGGTGCTCGCGACCGAGCCGTACGATGACCGCTCCGGCTTGCTGACGCTCCACCACTGGGGCTACAACCAGCGCAATCAGATCGTCGCCGAACTCACTCGCGTGATCCGTGTCCCACGTCGGCACGCCATCAAGGAAGGAAGATCATGA
- a CDS encoding ABC transporter substrate-binding protein: MRKLAKAVALASAAALVLVGCSAGEEKGTDAPDESSSEALVIDGETIADGELYAAAMDEGVLSLYDNYPEAPWRALLDVFEEDTGITVDHVRLITPQLYERVVSEAGANKLGADAIGMGDPTLMQDLSKRGILAPYESPVGLSALKPGEYTEDHTMYSSARLVMLPAYNTEVLAEDGLDAPTSWNDFLEPEWAGKIGGTPISTGGSAFSVYYFMDSGLGDDYWTGYAANSPIMYDSVVPLTQDIVRGEVPLGITSLGTIAEQVAKGAPVKPLFLSEGTPAFTNLVAVTEAGEHPNAARVYLNWLLSRHGQNVLVEKTSEYPIRSDADAPAIPGVDMPAPGSGEITVPPLEVWTESRDSLTEEWNDVFHG; the protein is encoded by the coding sequence ATGAGGAAGCTGGCAAAAGCGGTTGCTCTCGCGAGCGCAGCCGCACTCGTTCTCGTCGGCTGCAGCGCTGGCGAAGAGAAAGGAACGGATGCTCCGGACGAAAGCTCGTCGGAAGCGCTCGTCATCGATGGTGAGACGATCGCAGACGGCGAGCTGTATGCCGCGGCGATGGACGAAGGAGTCCTCAGCCTGTACGACAACTACCCCGAGGCTCCTTGGCGCGCGCTCCTGGACGTGTTCGAGGAGGACACCGGCATCACGGTCGATCACGTGCGTCTGATCACTCCGCAGTTGTATGAGCGCGTCGTCTCCGAGGCAGGGGCGAACAAGCTCGGCGCCGATGCAATCGGGATGGGAGATCCGACGCTCATGCAGGACCTCTCCAAGCGCGGGATCCTCGCGCCGTACGAGTCCCCTGTGGGGCTGTCGGCATTGAAGCCCGGCGAGTACACCGAGGATCACACGATGTACAGCAGCGCGCGGCTGGTCATGCTCCCGGCATACAACACCGAGGTCCTCGCGGAGGACGGCCTGGATGCACCGACATCCTGGAATGACTTCCTCGAGCCCGAATGGGCGGGGAAGATCGGAGGCACTCCCATATCGACGGGTGGGAGCGCTTTCTCCGTGTACTACTTCATGGACAGCGGGCTGGGCGACGACTACTGGACCGGTTACGCCGCGAATTCGCCGATCATGTACGACTCGGTGGTGCCGCTGACACAGGACATCGTGCGCGGAGAGGTGCCGCTGGGGATCACATCCTTGGGAACGATCGCGGAGCAGGTGGCGAAGGGCGCACCGGTGAAGCCGCTGTTCCTGTCCGAAGGCACTCCCGCCTTCACCAACCTGGTCGCCGTCACGGAGGCCGGTGAGCATCCGAATGCGGCGCGTGTCTACCTGAACTGGCTGCTGTCCCGTCACGGCCAGAACGTGCTGGTGGAGAAGACGTCGGAGTACCCGATCCGATCGGACGCCGATGCGCCGGCGATCCCGGGCGTCGACATGCCTGCTCCTGGCAGCGGTGAGATCACGGTTCCCCCTCTCGAGGTCTGGACCGAGTCGCGCGATTCCCTTACCGAGGAATGGAATGACGTCTTCCACGGGTGA
- a CDS encoding MaoC family dehydratase has product MSDPTTFPLWPKGRYFDDFVVGEVIEHHWGRTLRTYDSTLFSSLLLHYSPLYFNDAWAAEHGCRADTINPYFVFLLVLGMSVEDTSEGVDGAAGAFLGVDSVEFLAPVVASDTVTCRTEVIGKRRSKSRPQQGIVSWRTTGVNQDAVEVLRFERSNLTSLRPELENFTRRQPKAVPA; this is encoded by the coding sequence ATGTCCGATCCAACGACCTTTCCGCTGTGGCCGAAGGGCCGCTACTTCGATGACTTCGTCGTCGGGGAGGTCATCGAGCATCATTGGGGTCGCACGCTCCGCACATATGATTCGACGCTGTTCAGCTCCCTGCTTCTGCATTACTCCCCCCTGTACTTCAATGACGCGTGGGCTGCGGAGCACGGATGCCGAGCAGACACCATCAATCCGTACTTCGTCTTCCTGCTCGTCCTCGGGATGTCCGTGGAGGACACGAGCGAGGGCGTGGACGGCGCGGCGGGGGCCTTCCTGGGTGTGGACTCCGTCGAGTTCCTGGCTCCGGTCGTCGCAAGTGACACCGTCACGTGCCGCACCGAGGTGATCGGCAAGCGGCGGTCGAAGTCACGACCGCAACAGGGCATCGTGAGCTGGCGCACAACGGGAGTGAACCAGGACGCCGTGGAAGTGCTCCGGTTCGAGCGCTCGAATCTGACTTCTCTCAGACCGGAGCTGGAGAACTTCACCCGACGACAGCCGAAGGCGGTGCCGGCATGA